One Brachyspira suanatina DNA segment encodes these proteins:
- the lexA gene encoding transcriptional repressor LexA yields MTELTDKQRDIFNFLQKFTNENGYPPTVKEIMVHFNFASPTAVTTHLTALEKKGYVKKTGKRARGSVPIDTSGKGNHNMIKIPLLANEVKAGLLMDVADETVEETYSLPKSIAQDENNFLMKVIGDSMINAHIKEGDMVLVHPSNEADNGDIVVAKIDDNGNEEITIKRFFREKDCIKLVSENNNYPPIEKESVSIVGKVIGLIRLKI; encoded by the coding sequence ATGACTGAATTGACAGATAAACAAAGAGATATTTTTAATTTTCTGCAAAAATTCACCAATGAAAACGGCTATCCTCCTACTGTTAAAGAAATAATGGTTCATTTTAATTTCGCTTCTCCTACTGCAGTAACAACACATTTGACAGCATTGGAAAAAAAAGGATATGTAAAGAAAACAGGTAAAAGAGCAAGAGGCAGTGTACCTATAGACACATCTGGTAAAGGTAATCATAATATGATAAAAATACCGCTTCTAGCTAATGAAGTTAAAGCAGGTCTTTTAATGGATGTTGCAGATGAAACTGTAGAAGAAACTTATTCGCTTCCTAAATCTATAGCACAAGATGAGAATAATTTTCTTATGAAAGTAATTGGCGATTCTATGATAAATGCCCATATAAAAGAAGGTGATATGGTTTTGGTTCACCCTTCAAATGAGGCTGATAATGGAGATATTGTAGTTGCTAAAATAGATGATAATGGAAATGAAGAAATAACTATTAAAAGATTTTTCAGAGAAAAAGATTGTATTAAATTAGTATCTGAAAACAATAATTATCCTCCTATAGAAAAAGAAAGCGTATCTATAGTCGGTAAAGTAATAGGATTAATAAGATTAAAAATATGA
- the rplI gene encoding 50S ribosomal protein L9: protein MEVILKRDFISLGYEGDICKVKDGYARNYLIPRNIAVVKNAANLRTLAQMQKSLEKKRAKRKMEAEILKGKIVDITVVIPMKVAENGKLYGSVSQQTIVDALKEKEIDINKRDVHMEKHIKELGDFEVEIKLYHSVNANIKIKVVNVDENPAAEEVKEENNAAVETASAEA from the coding sequence ATGGAAGTTATCTTAAAAAGAGATTTTATATCATTAGGTTATGAAGGTGATATATGTAAAGTAAAAGACGGCTATGCAAGAAATTACCTTATTCCAAGAAATATAGCAGTAGTAAAAAATGCTGCTAATTTAAGAACTTTAGCTCAAATGCAAAAAAGCTTAGAAAAGAAAAGAGCTAAAAGAAAAATGGAAGCAGAAATATTAAAAGGTAAAATTGTAGACATTACTGTTGTTATACCTATGAAAGTTGCTGAAAACGGCAAATTATATGGTTCAGTTAGCCAACAGACTATAGTTGATGCTTTAAAAGAAAAAGAAATTGATATAAACAAGCGCGATGTTCATATGGAAAAACATATAAAAGAACTAGGCGATTTTGAAGTTGAAATCAAATTATACCATAGCGTTAATGCTAATATCAAAATTAAAGTTGTAAATGTAGATGAAAATCCAGCTGCAGAAGAAGTTAAAGAAGAAAATAATGCAGCAGTTGAAACAGCATCTGCAGAAGCTTAA
- the dnaB gene encoding replicative DNA helicase yields MNNTPCSIEAEESLLGAMLQNSQAVSVAISKIKSTDFYSERNRMLYESILEMHNRGIAINAETTLRYLKENGLFEKIIQNDEAYLIRIIDGTPFHQNAKYYAEIIAEKSLLRDLITVSQDIQKSAYEAKDAETKDIADFAEKKIFEVTQRRLDNDFIHIRDLLYEALTTIESRKKHKGTVTGVPSGFIALDKVTHGFQPSDLIILAARPSVGKTSFSLNIIEHVITNIETSNFGIGFFSLEMSRMQLVERLIASKARISLSRIRSGDLEKQEWTKLGQTFNSLSQANLLIDDSSQLTIMEIRGKARQMKYKFAEMSKTTGKEIDLKLIVVDYLQLIHSGSNARRNGTREQEIADISRGLKALAKELNVPVISLAQLSRAVEQRQDKPRLSDLRESGSIEQDADIVMFLHRQKSNKEGKDDEVIDERTNQVEVILAKHRNGAIHDGIPLHFIADQTRFENIYNSSES; encoded by the coding sequence ATGAATAATACACCCTGCTCAATAGAGGCTGAAGAGTCTCTATTGGGTGCCATGCTTCAAAATTCTCAGGCTGTATCTGTCGCTATATCCAAAATAAAATCTACTGATTTTTACAGTGAAAGAAATCGTATGCTCTATGAAAGCATTTTAGAAATGCATAATAGAGGAATAGCCATCAATGCAGAAACAACTTTGAGGTATCTTAAAGAAAATGGTTTATTTGAAAAAATCATTCAGAATGATGAAGCATATTTAATTCGTATTATAGATGGAACTCCTTTTCATCAGAATGCAAAATATTATGCTGAAATTATTGCAGAAAAATCATTATTGAGAGATTTGATAACTGTTTCTCAGGATATACAAAAATCAGCTTATGAGGCAAAAGATGCTGAAACTAAAGATATTGCTGATTTTGCTGAGAAGAAAATATTTGAAGTTACTCAAAGAAGGTTGGATAATGATTTTATTCATATAAGAGATTTACTTTATGAAGCTTTAACTACAATAGAAAGCAGAAAAAAACATAAAGGTACTGTTACAGGAGTGCCTTCCGGTTTTATAGCACTTGACAAGGTTACACATGGTTTTCAGCCATCAGATTTAATAATATTGGCTGCAAGACCTTCTGTGGGTAAGACTAGTTTTTCTTTAAATATAATAGAACATGTCATTACAAATATAGAAACTTCTAACTTCGGTATTGGCTTCTTTTCTCTTGAAATGAGCAGAATGCAGCTTGTAGAAAGATTGATTGCAAGTAAGGCTAGAATAAGTTTATCGAGAATAAGATCCGGAGATTTAGAGAAACAGGAATGGACTAAACTCGGACAAACTTTTAATAGCCTATCTCAGGCAAATTTATTGATAGATGACTCAAGCCAATTAACTATTATGGAAATAAGGGGAAAGGCTAGGCAAATGAAATATAAATTTGCTGAAATGAGTAAAACAACAGGCAAGGAAATAGATTTAAAATTAATTGTTGTTGATTATTTGCAGTTAATTCATTCCGGTTCTAATGCTAGAAGAAATGGTACAAGAGAGCAGGAAATAGCTGATATTTCAAGGGGGCTTAAAGCATTAGCAAAAGAGCTTAATGTACCTGTTATATCTTTGGCACAGTTATCAAGAGCTGTTGAACAAAGACAGGATAAACCAAGACTTTCAGATTTAAGGGAGTCAGGTTCTATAGAGCAAGATGCTGATATAGTAATGTTTTTGCATAGACAAAAGTCTAATAAAGAAGGCAAAGATGATGAAGTCATAGATGAAAGAACTAATCAAGTTGAAGTTATACTTGCAAAACATAGAAATGGTGCTATACATGATGGTATACCGCTTCATTTTATAGCAGATCAAACAAGATTTGAAAATATTTATAATAGTAGTGAGTCTTAA
- a CDS encoding sialidase family protein — protein sequence MKINILNENVIFENENLYPSFPSIIKLNNNRCLISFRTAPKIKKHYSHLHSLSKAMLAIVNIKNNIVEKVFEFGEYDEAAKQDAQLFRIDEKTIMAYYFRYTFHPMNEKELFKDYTFIEYNNTIALLSGIGVCISYDNGKTFSKSYIIEADNMKHFAVRGSICKINDEILLPIYAYKKNINKNNCKYQCHIISSKDSINWKLKSFLCETEFKKINGKNSRIEYVEPSLLNYKNNIIAFIRTHINNEYGLTSISYSNDKGKTFSKPMFTDIKGYPLNPIILNDGKLLLTYGYRLKPYGVRAIVLDNIDDVFDINKINYKANNEEIIIDSDMKSTDCGYPWCVENNGVISCVYYGYKDKNKIRKIYMKRFTLI from the coding sequence ATGAAAATTAATATTTTAAATGAGAATGTTATATTTGAAAATGAAAATTTATATCCTTCTTTTCCTAGCATTATTAAACTCAATAATAACAGATGTCTGATAAGTTTCAGAACAGCTCCAAAAATAAAAAAGCATTATTCGCATCTTCATTCATTGAGTAAAGCTATGCTTGCAATTGTAAATATAAAGAATAATATAGTAGAGAAAGTATTTGAATTTGGTGAGTATGATGAAGCAGCAAAACAGGATGCACAGCTTTTTAGAATAGATGAAAAAACTATAATGGCATACTATTTCAGATATACATTTCACCCTATGAATGAAAAAGAATTATTTAAAGATTATACTTTTATAGAATATAATAATACTATAGCTCTTTTAAGTGGAATAGGCGTATGCATAAGCTATGATAATGGAAAAACTTTTTCAAAATCGTATATTATAGAAGCTGATAATATGAAGCATTTTGCAGTTAGAGGAAGTATATGCAAAATTAATGATGAAATACTTCTTCCTATATATGCTTATAAAAAAAATATCAATAAAAATAACTGTAAATATCAATGTCATATAATATCTTCTAAAGATTCAATTAATTGGAAGTTAAAAAGTTTTTTATGCGAAACAGAGTTTAAAAAGATAAACGGAAAAAATTCAAGGATAGAATATGTTGAACCTTCTTTGCTTAATTATAAAAATAATATAATAGCATTTATAAGAACTCATATAAATAATGAATACGGACTTACATCTATAAGCTATTCAAATGATAAAGGAAAAACTTTTTCAAAACCTATGTTTACAGATATTAAAGGATATCCTCTTAATCCTATTATTTTAAATGACGGAAAATTACTTCTTACTTATGGATACAGATTAAAACCTTATGGAGTGAGGGCTATTGTTTTAGATAATATAGATGATGTATTTGATATAAATAAAATTAATTATAAAGCAAACAATGAAGAAATTATAATAGATTCTGATATGAAAAGCACAGACTGCGGTTATCCTTGGTGTGTTGAAAATAATGGTGTAATATCATGCGTATATTATGGTTATAAAGATAAGAATAAAATTAGAAAAATATATATGAAAAGGTTTACATTAATTTAA
- a CDS encoding OmpA family protein, translating into MKYIKIFFILLIPFIFTACFIPERRLYFSWNRPAEQKDPCNYEFSVSSNMNLIETERGMMIDTDKEIYYRLNEEKPYNTKDYVYVMNEIISFMSNNKSCILVVEGHADIIGQGKDDINFRLSERRASVIRDVIVSSGFSYKRVKIFAYSDIMPKYTNDIDKNRRVNFIALKCEMDLDNYIKYYNNYNNITN; encoded by the coding sequence ATGAAATATATAAAGATATTTTTTATTTTATTAATTCCTTTTATTTTTACTGCATGTTTTATACCTGAAAGAAGATTATATTTTTCTTGGAATAGACCAGCTGAACAAAAAGATCCATGCAATTATGAATTTAGTGTAAGCAGTAATATGAATTTGATTGAAACTGAAAGAGGAATGATGATAGATACTGATAAGGAAATATATTATAGATTGAATGAAGAAAAACCTTATAATACTAAAGATTATGTATATGTTATGAATGAGATAATAAGTTTTATGAGCAATAATAAAAGCTGCATTTTAGTTGTAGAAGGACATGCTGATATTATAGGGCAGGGTAAAGACGATATTAATTTTAGATTATCAGAGAGAAGGGCTAGTGTTATAAGAGATGTTATAGTTTCTTCTGGATTCTCTTATAAAAGAGTTAAAATTTTTGCATATAGTGATATAATGCCCAAATATACTAATGATATTGATAAAAACAGAAGAGTCAATTTTATAGCACTTAAATGCGAAATGGATCTTGACAATTATATAAAATACTATAATAATTATAATAATATTACTAATTAG
- a CDS encoding MlaE family ABC transporter permease, which yields MELFDMKIELRKGVKNKITYFLATLGEFATLMIEVFKYTFRPTFSFKLLKEQIIRMGVDSFVVAAVTVLCTGMVMSLQIAVVLDSVLKGISQFVGSMVGKAMVKELSPMLLALIFAGRVGSSVTAEIGTMQVSEQLDALKTLYTNPIEYVAVPRFWAAVISLPMLTVSADVIGVLGGAVVTVFVLRSDPMHYFDRAIAVISVGDFIGSLIKSTIFGAEVMLISCFYGFRTSGGAEGVGKATTTSVVYSFMIILITDYILVSILGMFGM from the coding sequence ATGGAATTATTTGATATGAAAATAGAATTACGAAAGGGCGTAAAAAATAAGATAACATATTTTTTGGCAACTTTGGGTGAATTTGCAACTCTTATGATAGAGGTATTTAAATATACATTCAGACCTACATTTTCTTTTAAACTTTTAAAAGAGCAGATAATAAGAATGGGTGTTGATTCTTTTGTTGTTGCTGCTGTTACGGTACTTTGTACAGGAATGGTTATGTCATTGCAAATAGCTGTAGTTCTTGATAGCGTATTGAAAGGTATATCTCAATTTGTAGGTTCTATGGTTGGTAAAGCTATGGTTAAAGAGTTATCTCCTATGCTTCTTGCATTGATATTTGCTGGAAGGGTTGGAAGTTCTGTTACTGCTGAGATTGGTACTATGCAGGTAAGTGAACAGTTAGATGCTTTAAAAACTTTATATACTAATCCAATAGAATATGTTGCTGTTCCTCGTTTCTGGGCTGCTGTTATATCACTTCCTATGCTAACAGTTTCTGCAGATGTTATAGGAGTTTTGGGAGGTGCCGTTGTTACAGTATTCGTTTTACGCAGCGATCCTATGCATTATTTTGACAGAGCCATTGCAGTTATTAGTGTTGGGGATTTTATAGGAAGTTTGATAAAGTCCACTATATTCGGTGCTGAAGTTATGCTTATATCTTGCTTTTACGGATTTAGAACTTCAGGCGGTGCTGAGGGAGTAGGTAAGGCCACTACTACAAGCGTTGTTTATAGTTTTATGATAATACTTATAACTGATTATATACTTGTTTCTATACTTGGTATGTTTGGAATGTAA
- a CDS encoding glycogen synthase, with amino-acid sequence MNIFMVSSEAYPFSKTGGLGDIAGSLPLELSSIKLGPSNINASLVIPLYKQNYKLISKKDIIAEFEIEHGKEKIKVEAARIKHPENDNVNIYFIKQDNFFKRDGLYSENGIDYPDNASRFILFSKAVIQLIIYLYEEENLKLDIVHIHDWQTALIALYIKEVYNDEEALKKLKVMFTIHNLAYQGNFSSDIYTLLNVSWKFFVHSRLEFYGNVSFIKAGIILSDIVTTVSPSYAKEIQGEEFGCGMNSLLEGISQKLYGVLNGIHYESWNPKTDKLIKNNYDINSVEKKKLIRNSLYKELGFANKNYPLVTMISRFDTQKGLDLIYSSFFEISTYDANFIFLFSKNNYFKDFENEFTKRASRAKNIKILFTFDESLAHRLTAGSDMYLMPSRFEPCGLNQIYSMKYGSIPIVHAVGGLKDTVVNYSGNKSVNKATGFVFNEYSVKSFVDTMDLAFDLYYNKKDVWDKLIFNAMSKDYSLHKTVLEYTKLYKKLLNTEK; translated from the coding sequence ATGAATATATTTATGGTATCCAGCGAAGCATATCCATTTTCTAAAACAGGAGGTTTGGGAGATATTGCCGGAAGTTTGCCTTTGGAATTATCTTCCATTAAATTGGGTCCTTCTAATATTAATGCATCTTTAGTCATACCTTTATACAAACAAAATTATAAATTAATAAGCAAAAAAGATATTATAGCTGAATTTGAAATAGAGCATGGAAAAGAAAAAATAAAAGTAGAAGCAGCTAGAATAAAGCATCCAGAAAATGATAACGTAAATATTTATTTTATAAAGCAGGATAATTTCTTTAAAAGAGATGGATTATATTCTGAAAATGGTATTGACTATCCTGATAATGCAAGCAGATTCATATTATTTTCGAAAGCTGTTATTCAATTAATAATATATTTATACGAAGAAGAAAATTTAAAATTGGATATAGTTCATATTCATGATTGGCAAACTGCTTTGATAGCTCTTTATATAAAAGAAGTTTATAATGATGAAGAGGCTTTAAAAAAATTAAAAGTAATGTTTACTATTCATAATTTAGCTTATCAGGGCAATTTCTCTTCTGATATATATACGCTTCTTAATGTATCTTGGAAATTTTTTGTTCATAGCAGATTAGAGTTTTATGGAAATGTAAGTTTTATTAAAGCTGGTATTATACTTTCAGATATAGTTACAACAGTTAGTCCTTCTTATGCTAAGGAGATACAGGGAGAAGAATTCGGATGCGGAATGAATAGTCTTCTTGAAGGAATATCTCAAAAATTATACGGGGTGCTTAATGGAATTCATTATGAATCTTGGAATCCCAAAACTGATAAACTTATAAAAAATAATTATGATATTAATTCAGTAGAGAAGAAAAAACTTATAAGAAATTCTTTATATAAAGAATTAGGATTTGCCAATAAAAATTATCCTCTTGTAACTATGATATCAAGATTCGATACGCAGAAAGGTCTTGATTTAATATATTCTTCATTCTTTGAAATTTCTACTTATGATGCCAACTTTATTTTTCTTTTCAGTAAGAATAATTATTTCAAAGATTTTGAAAATGAATTTACTAAAAGAGCTAGCAGAGCTAAAAATATAAAAATACTATTTACATTTGATGAATCATTAGCGCATAGATTAACAGCAGGAAGTGATATGTATTTAATGCCTAGCCGTTTCGAGCCTTGCGGGCTCAATCAAATATATAGTATGAAATATGGAAGCATTCCTATAGTTCATGCAGTAGGCGGGCTTAAAGATACAGTTGTAAATTACAGCGGAAATAAAAGTGTTAATAAAGCTACAGGATTTGTTTTCAATGAATATTCTGTAAAAAGTTTCGTTGATACTATGGACTTAGCTTTTGATTTATATTATAATAAAAAAGATGTATGGGATAAGCTTATATTTAATGCTATGAGTAAAGATTATTCTCTTCATAAAACCGTTTTGGAATATACTAAACTTTATAAAAAATTATTAAATACCGAAAAGTAA
- a CDS encoding YajQ family cyclic di-GMP-binding protein, with the protein MAKDPSFDIVSEVDMQVIDDCVNVAVKEIDNRFDFKGQNIQIELNKGEKTITILAPADFVLNQVRDILFQKFIKRGLNQKCLREKKKEKAAGDAIREINEIVHGIDKDLAKQIVKDIKDMKLKVQASIQDEQIRVSGAKKDDLQAVISMIKGKDYPIPLQFTNYR; encoded by the coding sequence ATGGCAAAAGATCCAAGTTTTGATATAGTTTCTGAGGTTGATATGCAGGTTATAGATGACTGCGTTAATGTTGCTGTTAAAGAAATAGATAATAGATTCGATTTCAAAGGACAGAATATACAAATTGAATTAAATAAGGGTGAAAAAACAATAACTATATTAGCACCTGCAGATTTTGTTCTTAATCAGGTTAGAGATATTTTATTTCAGAAATTCATTAAAAGAGGCTTAAATCAAAAGTGCTTAAGAGAAAAGAAAAAAGAAAAAGCTGCTGGAGATGCTATTAGAGAGATTAATGAAATAGTTCATGGTATAGATAAAGATTTAGCTAAGCAAATAGTTAAAGATATTAAGGATATGAAATTAAAAGTTCAGGCTAGCATACAAGATGAACAAATCAGGGTATCAGGAGCTAAAAAAGATGATTTGCAGGCTGTTATTAGTATGATTAAAGGAAAAGATTATCCTATACCTTTACAGTTTACAAATTACAGATAA
- a CDS encoding UDP-N-acetylmuramoyl-L-alanyl-D-glutamate--2,6-diaminopimelate ligase, with protein sequence MKYFKELIKNYKVSKENQLTKECLNTEIKGIAYNSRLIKKNYLFVAIKGLKDDGHKYIESAINNKAAIIIYDNTADKEFIKKLQDNHKDVHFVAVKNPRECLAYISAKFFDEPTKKINTIGITGTNGKTTTTYLLKSVLEANKNKTTLIGTIKNMIGKTEIKTNLTTPESIDLESIFDKSLKKGVSHIVMESSSQALAMNRCDYLNYDTAIFTNITEDHLDYHGDMQNYLKAKLKLFSLLKESSKKKKLAIVNIDTDNFKQISNHIKKLGIKMVTYGINEKSDYYGKVISLNSKNTEYEFYAKGKLISKVKLSMLGRFNILNSLSILAYVCENKLDIEKSIKAMRKVQVAGRFEIVTKEKHPFIVAVDYSHTPDSLENILVEAKKLNPNRVISVFGCGGDRDRKKRPIMAEIAEKYSDIAILTTDNQRTEDINQIMSDIEKGFKNNNYKKIIDRKEAIFEAVKEAKENDIVIIAGKGHETYQIFPDKTIHFDDREEAREALKKYYPNI encoded by the coding sequence ATGAAGTATTTTAAAGAATTAATTAAAAATTATAAAGTTTCAAAGGAAAATCAATTAACAAAAGAATGCTTAAACACAGAAATAAAAGGTATAGCATATAATTCAAGATTAATAAAGAAAAATTATTTATTCGTTGCTATAAAAGGACTTAAAGATGATGGACATAAATATATAGAAAGTGCAATTAACAATAAAGCCGCCATTATAATATATGATAATACTGCAGATAAAGAATTTATAAAAAAATTACAAGATAATCATAAAGATGTACATTTTGTTGCTGTAAAAAACCCTAGAGAATGTTTAGCATATATTTCAGCAAAATTCTTTGATGAGCCTACTAAAAAAATCAATACAATAGGAATAACAGGAACTAATGGAAAAACTACTACAACATATTTATTAAAATCAGTACTTGAAGCTAATAAAAATAAAACAACTTTAATAGGCACTATCAAAAATATGATAGGTAAAACAGAAATAAAAACTAATCTCACCACTCCTGAATCTATTGATTTAGAAAGTATATTTGATAAGTCATTAAAAAAAGGAGTATCCCATATAGTTATGGAATCATCATCTCAGGCACTTGCTATGAACAGATGTGATTATTTGAATTATGATACAGCAATCTTTACTAATATCACAGAAGATCATCTTGATTATCATGGAGATATGCAGAATTATCTTAAAGCAAAATTAAAACTATTTTCATTATTAAAAGAAAGCAGTAAAAAGAAAAAGTTAGCAATAGTAAATATAGATACTGATAATTTCAAACAAATATCTAATCATATAAAAAAACTTGGAATAAAAATGGTTACTTACGGAATTAATGAAAAATCTGATTACTACGGAAAAGTTATTTCATTAAATTCTAAAAATACAGAATATGAATTCTATGCCAAAGGAAAATTAATATCAAAAGTAAAATTATCAATGCTTGGAAGATTCAATATTTTAAACTCACTTTCAATTTTAGCATATGTTTGCGAAAATAAATTGGATATAGAAAAGTCAATAAAGGCTATGAGAAAAGTACAAGTAGCAGGAAGATTTGAAATAGTAACCAAAGAAAAGCATCCATTTATAGTGGCAGTTGATTATTCACATACACCAGATAGTTTAGAAAATATTTTGGTAGAAGCTAAAAAGTTAAATCCAAACAGGGTTATATCAGTATTTGGATGCGGAGGGGATAGAGATAGAAAAAAACGCCCTATAATGGCAGAAATAGCTGAAAAATATTCTGATATAGCCATACTCACAACTGATAATCAAAGAACTGAAGATATTAATCAGATAATGAGCGATATTGAAAAAGGATTCAAAAATAACAATTATAAAAAAATTATTGACAGAAAAGAAGCTATATTTGAAGCTGTAAAAGAAGCTAAAGAAAATGATATAGTTATAATAGCTGGAAAAGGACATGAAACTTATCAAATATTCCCTGATAAAACAATACATTTCGATGATAGAGAAGAAGCGAGAGAAGCTTTAAAAAAGTATTATCCTAATATTTAA
- a CDS encoding N-glycosylase/DNA lyase: protein MDKEYAKHLMGIYKDKVLHERMKRRLEYFERVFKRDNDKRLFAELAFCICTPQTKARSGAAAIIDLYNNNLLFKGSAEKVANILIKHVRFHNMKAENIVLARKLYFPNEKFVLKDRINEALKNDTMVELRNELAKEVKGYGLKEASHFLRNIGFGQKIAILDRHIMRVMDKLSILPEGMTPKTSLTKNNYLQCESNLVEYSKSEKIPMEYLDFVFWYDATNDIFK from the coding sequence ATGGATAAGGAATATGCTAAACATTTGATGGGAATATATAAAGATAAAGTACTTCATGAAAGAATGAAAAGAAGACTTGAATATTTTGAAAGAGTTTTTAAAAGAGATAATGATAAAAGATTATTTGCTGAATTGGCATTTTGTATATGTACACCTCAGACAAAGGCAAGAAGCGGTGCTGCTGCTATAATTGATTTATATAATAATAATTTGCTTTTCAAGGGAAGTGCTGAAAAAGTAGCGAATATATTAATAAAGCATGTAAGATTTCATAATATGAAGGCTGAAAATATAGTATTGGCTAGGAAATTATACTTTCCGAATGAAAAGTTTGTATTAAAAGATAGAATTAATGAAGCTTTAAAAAATGATACTATGGTAGAATTAAGAAATGAGCTTGCCAAAGAAGTAAAAGGCTACGGACTTAAAGAGGCTAGTCATTTTCTTAGAAATATAGGATTCGGACAAAAGATTGCTATACTTGACAGACATATAATGCGTGTAATGGATAAATTAAGTATTTTGCCTGAAGGTATGACTCCTAAAACAAGCCTTACAAAAAATAATTATCTTCAATGCGAATCAAATTTAGTTGAATATTCAAAAAGCGAAAAAATACCAATGGAATATTTAGATTTCGTATTTTGGTATGATGCCACTAATGATATTTTTAAATAA
- a CDS encoding M42 family metallopeptidase produces the protein MNDVLNLMKDLTNAFGPSGFEDDVIEVIKKNTSFIDNERDSINNLYLGLQKIDSSKPIVGLDCHIDEIGFMTEHINDNGTISFIPLGGWHIPNIVSNSVVIKSSSGEYVKGVIGSKPPHFMTDEDKRRLPTLQDMYIDVGTRSKKETEEVFGIQIGDPIVPDVNFRYDDRTKSICAKAIDNRVGALCVIETLKALKDEKLDVNLVGMMTAQEEVGTRGAAVAANKVKPDLVIVFEGSPADDTFYYGDRAHGAIGRGSQLRVIDGGMITNPRLNKYTIDIAKKNNLAHQVIVREKGSTNGAVYHKTNLGSPSVVLGVATRYAHSHYCYASYDDIIASVEIAKALIKTLNKEKIKEF, from the coding sequence ATGAATGATGTTTTAAATTTAATGAAAGATTTAACTAATGCATTCGGACCTTCAGGTTTTGAAGATGATGTTATAGAAGTTATAAAAAAGAACACTTCATTTATAGACAATGAAAGAGATTCAATTAATAATTTATATTTAGGGCTTCAAAAAATAGACAGCAGTAAGCCTATAGTTGGATTAGATTGTCATATAGATGAAATAGGATTTATGACAGAACATATAAATGATAATGGTACAATATCTTTTATACCTTTAGGAGGATGGCATATACCAAATATAGTATCAAATTCTGTTGTAATAAAATCTTCTTCAGGAGAATATGTTAAAGGAGTGATAGGATCAAAACCTCCTCACTTTATGACTGATGAAGATAAAAGACGCTTACCTACCCTACAAGATATGTACATTGATGTTGGTACTAGAAGCAAAAAAGAAACAGAAGAAGTATTCGGCATACAAATAGGAGACCCTATTGTACCTGATGTTAACTTCAGATACGATGACAGAACTAAAAGTATATGTGCAAAAGCAATAGATAATAGAGTCGGTGCTTTATGTGTAATAGAAACTTTAAAAGCTTTAAAAGATGAAAAATTAGATGTTAATTTAGTGGGAATGATGACTGCTCAGGAAGAAGTTGGTACTAGAGGTGCTGCTGTTGCTGCCAATAAAGTAAAACCGGATTTAGTTATAGTTTTTGAAGGTTCTCCTGCAGATGATACTTTCTACTATGGAGATAGAGCTCATGGTGCTATAGGAAGGGGCTCTCAGCTTAGAGTTATTGACGGAGGTATGATAACAAATCCTAGATTAAATAAATACACAATAGATATAGCTAAAAAAAATAATTTAGCTCATCAGGTTATAGTTCGTGAAAAAGGTTCTACTAATGGAGCTGTTTATCATAAAACTAATTTAGGTTCTCCAAGCGTAGTATTGGGTGTTGCAACAAGATATGCTCATAGTCATTACTGTTATGCATCTTATGATGATATAATTGCTTCTGTAGAAATAGCAAAAGCATTAATAAAGACTTTAAACAAAGAAAAAATAAAAGAATTCTAA